The following is a genomic window from Mycobacteriales bacterium.
CCAGCCGGAACAGCTTGCGGGCGCCGTCCTCGTTCAGTTCGACCTGGACGCTCGGCAGGAACGACTGGTCGGCCGACTCGTAGTCGATGCCGGCCTTCTGCAGGGCGGTGCGTACCGCGACCAGATCGGTCGGCTCACTGACGACCTCGAACGCCTCGCCGAGGTCCTCGACGTCCTCCGCTCCGGCCTCGAGAGTCGCCTCGAGGACGTCGTCCTCGGTGATGTCCCGCCCGTCCTGCGACTTGGGGACGACGAGGACGCCCTTGCGGTTGAACAGGTAGGACACCGAGCCGGGGTCGGCCATCGAACCGCCGTTGCGGGTCATCGCCGTGCGTACGTCGGACGCGGCGCGATTGCGGTTGTCGGTCAGGCACTCGATCAGCAGGGCGACCCCGCCGGGGCCGTAACCCTCGTAGGTGATGGTCTCCCAGGTGGCGCCGCCCGCTTCGAGGCCGGCGCCGCGCTTGGCGGCCCGCTCGATGTTGTCATTGGGGACCGAGCTCTTCTTCGCCTTCTGAATGGCGTCGTAGAGCGTCGGGTTGCCGGCCGGATCGCCGCCGCCCGTGCGGGCGGCCACCTCGATGTTCTTGATCAGCTTCGCGAACATCTTGCCGCGCTTGGCGTCGACGACGGCCTTCTTGTGCTTGGTCGTGGCCCACTTGGAGTGGCCGCTCATGCTTGTCCCTTCACGATCTGGACGAACAGCCCGTGTACGCGTGCGTCGCCGGTGAGTTCCGGATGGAACGACGTCGCCAGACGGTTCCCCTGCCGGACGGCGACGATTCTACCCGCGGCCGGGCCGGCCTCGACCGTCCCGAGGGGATGCACCCCGGCACCGACGTTCTCGACCCAGGGTGCCCGGATGAACACCGCGTGGTACGGCGGTCCGTCGACCCCGCTCAGGTGGACGTCGGCCTCGAAGGAGTCGATCTGCCGGCCGAACGCGTTGCGCCGGACGGTCATGTCGATCCCGCCGAAGGTCCGCTGACCCGCGGCGCCATCGACGATCCGGTCGGCCAGCATGATCATCCCGGCGCAGGTGCCATAGGCGGGCAGGCCGCCGGCGATCCGCTTCCCGAGCGGTTCGGCGAGCTCGAAGATCTCCGCGAGGTTGGCGATCGTGGTCGACTCCCCGCCGGGGATGACGATGCCGTCGAGGTCCTCGATCTCCTCCGGGCGGCGTACCGGCCGGGCGTCCGCGCCGCACTCGGTGAGCATGCGCAGGTGCTCTCGCACGTCACCCTGCAGGGCGAGTACGCCGATCAGCGGTCGGGAGTTGGCCACCGGTCCAGGGTAGGTCGCCGGTGTCACCAGCCGCGATCGGCGTAGCGCTGCTCCTCGGGGAGCGTGTCGACGTTGATGCCGACCATCGCCTCGCCCAGTCCGCGGGAGACCTTGGCGACGACATCGGGGTCGTCGTGGAACGTCGTGGCGGCCACGATCGCCGATGCGCGCCGCTCGGGATCGCCGGCCTTGAAGATGCCGGAACCGACGAAGACGCCCTCGGCCCCGAGCTGCATCATCATCGCCGCGTCGGCCGGCGTCGCGATCCCGCCGGCGGTGAAAAGGACGACCGGCAGCTTGCCCGCCTCGGCGACCTCGGCGACGAGCTCGTAGGGCGCACGAAGGTCCTTGGCGGCGGCGTACAGCTCCGCACTGTCCAATGTGGACAGGCGACCGATCTCGGTGCGGATCGAGCGCATGTGCCGCGTCGCCTCGACCACGTTGCCGGTGCCGGCCTCGCCCTTGGACCGGATCATCGCGGCCCCTTCGGAGATCCGGCGCAGCGCCTCACCGAGGTTGGTGGCACCGCACACGAACGGCACGGTGAACGCCCACTTGTCGATGTGGTGGCTCTCGTCGGCCGGGGTGAGCACCTCCGACTCGTCGACGTAGTCGACGCCGAGGGACTGGAGCACCTGGGCCTCGACGAAGTGCCCGATGCGGGCCTTCGCCATCACCGGGATGGAGACCGCGCTGATGATCTCGTCGATCATGTCGGGGTCGCTGGCCCGGGCCACCCCGCCCTGCGCACGGATGTCGGCGGGAACCCGCTCCAGTGCCATAACGGCCACCGCGCCGGCGTCCTCGGCGATCTTGGCCTGCGCGGCGGTGACCACATCCATGATCACGCCGCCCTTGAGCATCTCCGCCATGCCTCGCTTCACGCGGGCGGTGCCGGCCCGCGGGGTGGGCGACGACGGAGCGGCCGGCGTGGTCTCAGGACTCTCAGGGCTGGACAAGTCGGTGCCTTTCGGTGCGTGAGGGGGCCGTCGTGCCCATCGTACGGCGACGGGTCGGTGTGACCGGCACCTCAGCGTGCGACCGACCGGTCAGTGGATGGACAGCCCGTTGGCCTTGCCGACCAGCAGCACCCAGGTGCCGCCCGGGTGCAGCAGCAGGTCGTGGCCGGCCTTGTCCCGGAACACGGTGGGCGCGGCCCGGTTGCCGCGGGTCCAGTGCCCGCGCAGCATGTGCCCGTCGCGGAAGACGTACGCCGCGCCGTTGCCCACGGTCTTCGTGTCGGCCGACGGGTTGCCGGCCGCGTCGATGTCGCCGCGGTCGACGGTGACCTGACAGATCTGCACGATCACGTTGGGCGTGCTCACCGCTGCGCCGCTGGCCGTGTGCAGGTCGGCGCCGTCGACGGTGCGGATCCAGCGCCGGGTCTTCGCGCCCCATCGGAACGAGATCGGGGTGCCGCCGACCGTCCCGGTCAGGCCGTGCACCGTCTGCGCCTTCTGCACCTGCTGCGGGTCCTTCAACGCCCAGCGCATGCCGATGTCCTTCGCGCCGGTCGCCTTGTGCAGGTTGGCGGTCAGGCCCTGCAGGTTGGCGACCAGGTTGTACGGGCTCGGCCGGTCCCCGGCCCGGTGGTAGGCGCTCGGGATGGCGCCGGCCGACGCGTCGACGAGGCCGCTGCGCTCGAAGTTGGCCACGACGGCGGCCGCGCCGCCGGAGAACGCCAGCGCGGGCTTGCCGTACTGCCTCAGCAGCGCGGGATCACTGAACCGCACGCTGCGGACCGGGCCGACCTCGCTCGGCCGGTGGCTCGCGAACACGGCGAGCAGTCGGGTCAGCCCGCCCTCCACCTGCTCGGCGTAGACCACGTCGGCGTCGTTGACCCCGATCTGCGGGTACGCCGCCGAGGTGTTGTCGATCTTGACGCCGATGACCGGGCCCTTAGGCACCGGCCCGAGACCGGTCAGCGGGTTGACGGCCGGCGGCTTGGGTTTGGGCTTGGGCTTGGGCTTGGGCTTGGGCTTCGGTTTCGGCTTCGGGGATGGCGACGGCGACGGGCTGGCCGACGTGGGCGCCGCCGAGGAGGACTTGGCCGCCGCGCTCGGCTTGTCGCTTCCCGAGGTGCAGGCGGTCAGCGCCGCGATGCCGGCGGCGAGCAGCACGACCAGCAGTCGGCTGTGACGATTCCAGAACACGGGGGGAGCGTAGCCGGGCTCAGCGCCGTACCGGGGAGGCGGGCGTCTCCGGCTCGGTGGTGCCGCGCCGCGGGACGGGGGCATCGGCGATCTCGAAGAACGCCGGCAGCGGGCGCCGGCCGGCCGGTGCCAAGAGGCGCGGCAGGCGGCGGGAGCGCAGCGACCGGGTGTCACGCACCGCGTCGTTGTAGAAACGGCGAGCGAGCACCACCCGGGTCGAGGCGTCGACCAGATCGCGCATCGAGTCGGGGTCGAGGCCCGGTGGCAGGTCGGCCACGGCCCGGCCGAGGTCGTTCTCGGCCGCCTCGCGGACGCTCGCGTCGGCCTCCAGCGCCGCCCGGGACGCCGTACGCAGCCGTTCGGTGCGGGCGGCACCGAGCGGTTCGGGGGCGCGGTCGGCGAGCGCCTGCACGGCGGCGGCGCGACGGACCAGCTGGGCGTCGAGGGAGGCCTGGGCGGCGTCGACCCGGGTGTCGAGCCGGTCGAGACGCGTCGTCGTCCAGGTGACCCACGTCGCCAGCAGAGCCAGGAAGGCGATGACCAGTACGGCGATCTCCATCCCCCGATCGTAGGCGGCGCCGCTCAGCCGCCCTCGGCAGTTACCTGCTCCGGTTCGACCGCGACCACCGTCTCGTAGACCTGCAGGATCTGGGCCGCGACCACCGGCCAGTCGTAGGCACGCACCACCTCTCGCCCGATCGCGGCGAGCTCGGCCCGCCGCCCGGGGGCGTCGAGCAGCCCCGCCAGCGAGTCGGCGAGCGCGCCCGCGTCGCCGGGCGGGAACAGCACGGCCGCCGAGCCGCCGCGCAACACCTTGCGGAACGGCTCGAGGTTGCTGGCCGCGATCGCGGTCCCTGCGGCCATGGCCTCGAGCAGGATGATCCCGAAGCTCTCCATGCCGAGGTTGGGGGCGCAGTAGACGTCCAGCGACGCCAGCAGCCGGGCCTTGTCGGTCTCGCTGACCACGCCGAGCAGATCCACCCGGCCGGTCAGGCTGCGCGGCAGCTCCGTACGCAGCTCCTCGGCGTCTCCCCCGCCGGCGACCACCAGCCGAAGGTCCGGCCGGGACGGCGCCAACCGGGCCAGGGCAGCGAGCAGCACCGCCATCCCCTTGCGCGGCTCGTCGTAGCGGCCGATGAAGCCGACCGTTCCCCCGGTCCTCGGGTACCCCGGCAGCGGTGTCGCCCCGGCGAACCGCGCGACCGACACGCCATTGGGGATCTCCACGGCGTCGCCGCCGAGGTGCTCGACCTGCACCTGGCGGGCCGCATCGGACACGGCGATCCGGCCGCGGATCTTCTCCAGGAACGGCTGCAGCATTCCCTGCGCGGCCGACAGCGACCGCGACCGCGGGTTGGAGGTGTGGAAGGTGGCGACGATCGGCCCGCTGGCCAGCATGCAGGCCAGCAACGACACGCTGGGCGCGACCGGTTCGTGCAGGTGCAGGACATCGAAGTGCCCCTCGCGCAGCCAGCGCCGGACCCGCGCGGCCGAGACCGGGCCGAACTGCAGCCGGGCCACGGAGCCGTTGTAGCGGACCGGGACTGCGCGGCCGACGCCGACGACGTAATGCGGGAGGGCGGTCTCGTCATTGGCCGGGGAGAGCACCGAGACGTAGTGGCCGAGGTCGAGCAGCGTCTCGGCCAGGTCGCGGACATGGGCCTGCACACCGCCGGGAACGTCCCACGGATAGGGGCAGACGAGTCCGACCCGCATCCGGCTCACCGCCGGGCGACGACACTGGGCGCAAGCGCCCGGTCACCGCCGAAGTCCGCGACCCACAGCCGCTGGAGCATGTGCCAGTCCTCGGGGTGGGCGCGGATGTCCGTCTCGAAGGCGTTGGCGAGTTGTTGGGTCGCCGCGGCGACCCGGTCCCGGAGCCGGAGCCCGCCGTCGAGCTCGATCCGGGGGTGGAACGTGATCGCCCAGTCCGCGCCGTCGAACCACTGACCGACCGGAATCAGCGCTGCTCCGGTCCGGGCCGCCAGCAACGCCGGCCCGGCGGGCATCCGGGTCGCCTCGCCGAAGAAGGTCACCGGTACGCCGGCGGCCGAGAGGTCCCGGTCGGCGAGCAGGCACACCACGCCGCCCGCCCGGAGCCGCTCGGCGAGCACCTCCGCCGGGTTGCGGTCACCGCCCTCGAGCGGCAGCACCTCCATGCCGAGACCCTCGCGGTAGTCGACGAATCGCTGGTAGAGCGATTCGGGTTTCAGGCGCTCGGCGACGGTGGTGAACGGCTCGCCCTGAGCGACCAGCCAGATCCCGCTGACGTCCCAATTCCCGATGTGCGGGAGGGCGAGGATGAGTCCGCGTCCGTCGGCCCGGGCGGCATCGAAGATCTCCTGGCGCGACATCGAGATCCGCGCGACCACTGCGGGCTTGTCCATCACCGGCAGCCGGAAGGTCTCGAGCCAGTACCGCGCATAGGACTGCATGCCGCGGCGGACCAGGTCGTCGTGGGTCGCCTCGTCGACGTCCGGTCCGACCACCCGGCGCAGGTTGGCCGCGAGGCGGCGTACCCCGGGACCGCGACGGCGGAAGGCGATGTCGGCGGCCTTCCGGAAGACGCGTTCGGTCAGTCGTCGCGGGAGCACCTTCACCGCCCACCACCCGGCGGCGTAGGCCAGGTCCTGCAGCCGTCCCCGCACGCCGTCATCCACCTTCGCTCGACTCACCGCGCCGACCCTGCACCCGCCGACGTCTTGTTGGTCTCCTTACTCTGCCGCCACACCTCGATCAGGCGCTGTGCGACCGTCACGGCGGTCGCGGCGACGAGCAGCCACAACGCAATCGCCTGAACATACGGCACGCCGAGTCCGGCCAACCCGGTGCCGACGAGAATGACGATCAGCCGCTCGGCCCGCTCGGCTATCCCGACGTTGCAGGTCATGCCGAGTCCCTCGGCCCGGGCTTTGACGTAGGACGTGACCGTCGACAGGACCAGGCAGAGCAATGCCGCCAACTCCAGCGCACTGCTGTGGCCGCGGCCGGCGAACCACCAGGCCAGCGAGCCGAACACCGCGGCGTCGGCGAACCGGTCGCAGGTCGAGTCGAGCACCGCCCCGAACCGGGACGAGCCGCGTCCGGCCCGCGCGACGGCGCCGTCGACCATGTCGAGCATCACGAAGAACCAGATCACCAACGTGCCGACGAAGAACTCACCGCGCGGGAAGAAGACCAGCGCACCCGCAACCGCCCCGATCGTCCCGACGACGGTCACGACGTCCGGTGTCACACCGGCCTTGGCCAGTCGAGCACCCACCGGGGCAAGCACCTTGGAGATCGAGGCGCGAGCGAACAGATTGAGCATTCGCGGTCCGTTCGGCTGAAAATCGCGGGATATCGGTGCCGCAACGATAGCGCCGCGGCATGCTTGCCTCGGGCCACGCGGCGGACGGCGACCCCTTGCTGCCGTTGCGGGATGGGTGTCGAATCGCCGAACAGGGTCCGGCGCTCGGGTAGCGATGGGGTAGCGGAGGCGGTCATGGCGACGAAATCATCAGGAGGTACCGGGCGGGGCTCGGATCGCGGGGCGGCCGCGGCCGTCCCGCCGATCGACCGCCCCGAAAAGGTGCGCAACGTCGCGCTTGTCGGACACTCCGGTGCCGGGAAGACGACGCTGGCCGAGGCGCTGCTGGCCTCCACCGGCACGATCCCGCGGATGGGATCGGTCCCGGACGGGACGACCGTGAGCGATGCCGATCCGGCGGAAGTCCGCCAACAACGGTCGGTGTCGCTGTCGGTCGCGCCGTTCGAGCACGACGGTGTGAAGGTCAACCTGCTCGACACACCGGGCTACGCCGACTTCACCGGGGAGCTGCGGGCGGGCCTGCGCGCGGCCGATGCGGCCCTGTTCGTCGTCTCGGCCGTCGACGGCATCGATGCCGCGACCGTCACCCTGTGGGACGAATGTGCCTCCGTCGGGATGCCGCGTGCGGTCGTGATCACCCGTCTCGACCACCAACGGGCCGATTTCGACCAGAGCCTCGCCGAGTGCCAACGCGCCTTCGGCGAGGGTGTGCTGCCCCTCTACCTCCCGATGCACGCCGACGACGGATCGGTCGCCGGAATGATCGGTCTGCTCTCGCGCAAGGTCTTCGACTACTCGGCGTCCGGTTACCCGCCGACCGAACGCGACCCCGACCCCGAACATCTGCAGCTGATCGAGGAGGCCCGCAACGCCCTGATCGAAGGGGTCATCGCCGAAAGCGAGGACGAGACCCTGATGGAGCGCTATCTGGGCGGCGAGGACATCGACATGGACATCCTCGTCGACGACCTCGAGACCGCGGTCGCCCGCGGCTCGTTCTTCCCCGTCCTGGGCTCCTCCGCGACGACCGGTGTCGGCATCGCCGAGCTGCTGGAGCTGCTGACCAGCGCCTTTCCGTCCCCGCTCGAACGCGACCTGCCGCCGACCACCGGGGTGGACGGCAACCCGCACCCGCCGCTCACCTGCGACCCGGCCGGCCCGCTGGTCGCCGAGGTGGTCAAGACGACGGTCGACGCCTACGTCGGCCGGGTCTCCCTGGTGCGGGTCTTCTCCGGGACGCTGCGGGCGGACACCCCGGTGCACGTCTCCGGGCACGGCCTGGCCGAGCGCGGGCACGACGACCACGACGAGGACGAGCGGCTCGGGCACCTGCACTCCCCGCTCGGCGCCACGCTGCGGCCGGTGACCCGCTGCGTGGCCGGTGACATCTGCGCGGTGACCAAGCTGGCCAGCGCCGAAACCGGCGACACCGTGTCGGCGAAGGACGACCCGATGCTGATCGCCGCCTGGGACATGCCCGAACCGCTCCTGCCGGTGGCCGTGCAGGCGACGTCACGCAGCGACGAGGACGCACTCGCGAAAGGCCTCGTGAAGCTGACCGCCGGTGACCCGACGATGCGCCTGGAGCGCAACGCCGAGACGCACCAGCTCGTGCTGTGGTGCATGGGCGAGGCGCACGCCGACGTCCTGCTCGACCGGCTGAAGGAACAGGGCGTCGACCTGAAGACCGTCCCGGTCATCACCCCGCTGCGGGAGACGTTCGGAGCGCGCGCCACCGGACGCGGTCGGCACGTCAAGCAGTCCGGCGGCCACGGGCAGTACGCGATCTGCGACATCGAGGTCGAACCGCTCGACCGCGGCGCCGGCTTCGAGTTCGTCGACAAGATCGTGGGCGGCGCCGTACCCAACCAGTTCATCCAGTCGGTCGAGAAGGGTGTCCGGGCGCAGATGGTCCGCGGTGTCGCGGCGGGGTTCCCGCTGGTCGACGTCCGCGTGACGCTGGTCGACGGCAAGACCCACAGCGTCGACTCCTCCGACGCCGCGTTCCAGACAGCGGGCGCGCTGGCGCTGCGCGAGGCCGCGGGGCACGGCCGCATCCAGCTGCTGGAGCCGGTCGACACGGTCGCGGTCGAGGTGCCCGACGATTACGTCGGTGCCGTGCTGAGCGATCTGTCCGGGCGGCGCGGGCGGGTCACCGGCACCGAGCCGGTCGGCAACGAACGGTCGAAGGTCAGCGCCGAGGTCCCCGAATCCGAACTCATGCGGTACGCCGTCGACCTCCGGTCGATCACGGCCGGCACCGGCCGGTTCGCCCGCACCTATCTGCGGCACGACCCCATGCCCGAGCACGAGGCCTCGCACCTGCTCAAGGAGACCGCCTCAGCCTGAGGGTCAGCCGACCGGCCACGCCTCGGCGAGCAGCGCGCGGGTGTCGGCGAGCAGTTCGGGCAGCACCCGGGTGAGGCCGACGACCGGCATGAAGTTGGTGTCGCCACCCCAGCGCGGGACGACGTGCTGATGCAGGTGCGCGGCGATCCCGGCTCCCGCGACGCTGCCCTGGTTCATCCCGATGTTGAAGCCGTGCGCACCGCTCACGGCGCGCAGCGTCCGCATCGCCTGCCGGGTGAAGGCCGCGACGTCGGCGCACTCCCCGTCGGTGAGGTCGGTGTAGTCGGGGACGTGGCGGTAGGGCACCACGAGCAGATGGCCCGCGTTGTAGGGATAGAGATTGAGGACGGCGTAGACGGTGTCGCCGCGCGCGACGATCAGACCGTCCTCGTCCGATCCGGCCGGGGCCGCGCAGAACGGGCACTCGTCGGAATCACCGGGCTTGCTCTCACCGCGGATGTAGGCCATCCGGTGCGGCGTCCACAGCCGCTCGAAGGCGTCCGTCGCGTCGGACCGCTCGGTCACGACGAGGTGGCCGCGCTCGGCGACGCGTTGTCGCGGGACGCCGCTGTCGCCGCGATCTCCTCGATCGCCTGCTCGACCGGGATGCCGTTGCGCTGCGACCCGTCGCGGTAACGGAAGGACACCGCACCGGCGGCGACGTCGTCGTCGCCCGCGATCAACAGGTAGGGCACCTTCTGCTTGGTCTGGGTGCGGATCTTCTTCTGCATCCGGTCGTCGGAGGCGTCGACCTCGGCCCGGATCCCACGGTCCCGCAGCCGATCGACGACACCGGTGAGGTAGTCGACGTGCGAGTCGGACACCGGGATCCCGACGGCCTGTACCGGGGCCAGCCACACCGGGAACGCGCCGGCGTAGTGCTCGAGCAGGATGGCGAAGAACCGCTCTTCGGACCCGAACAACGCCCGGTGGATCATGTAGGGCCGCCGCCGGGTGCCGTCGGCGTCCTGGTACTCGACGTCGAAGCGCTCCGGCAGCTGGAGGTCGACCTGCAGTGTCGACAGCTGCCAACGGCGACCGATCGCATCCTGCACGTGCACGTCGATCTTCGGTGCGTAGAAGGCGCCCTCGCCTTCGGCGATCGAATAGGGCACGTCGGCGCGCTTGAGCGCTTCCTCGAGCGCGGCCTCCGCCTCGTTCCACTGCGCGATCTCCCCGACGAACTTCTCCGGCCGGGTCGACAGCTCCGCGGTGAACTCGGTGAGCCCGAAGTCGCGGAGCAGGTCGAGCACGAAGCGCAGCAGGCTGGCCAGCTCGTCCTGCAGCTGGTCCGGGGCGCAGAAGATGTGGGCGTCGTCCTGGGTGAAGCCGCGGGCCCGGGTCAGGCCGTGCACGACGCCGGACTTCTCGTAGCGGTAGACCGATCCGAACTCGAACAACCGGACCGGGAGTTCGCGGTAGGAGCGCCCGTGCGACTTGAAAATCATCAGGTGCATCGGGCAGTTCATCGGCTTGAGGTAGTAGTCGGCACCCTCCATCTGCATCGGCGGGTACATGCCGTCGGCGTACCACTGCAAATGGCCGGAGGTCTCGAACAGCGTCGACTTGGCCAGATGCGGCGTGTAGACGAACTCGTAGCCCCCGTCCTCGTGCCGCCGGCGCGAGTACTCCTCCATGACCCGCCGGATGGTGCCGCCGCGCGGATGCCACACGGCGAGCCCGGAGCCGATCTCGGTCGGGAAGCTGAACAGGTCGAGCTCGGCGCCCAGGCGGCGGTGGTCGCGCCGCTCGGCCTCCGCGACCATCCGCAGGTGC
Proteins encoded in this region:
- a CDS encoding DUF3048 domain-containing protein, with translation MFWNRHSRLLVVLLAAGIAALTACTSGSDKPSAAAKSSSAAPTSASPSPSPSPKPKPKPKPKPKPKPKPKPPAVNPLTGLGPVPKGPVIGVKIDNTSAAYPQIGVNDADVVYAEQVEGGLTRLLAVFASHRPSEVGPVRSVRFSDPALLRQYGKPALAFSGGAAAVVANFERSGLVDASAGAIPSAYHRAGDRPSPYNLVANLQGLTANLHKATGAKDIGMRWALKDPQQVQKAQTVHGLTGTVGGTPISFRWGAKTRRWIRTVDGADLHTASGAAVSTPNVIVQICQVTVDRGDIDAAGNPSADTKTVGNGAAYVFRDGHMLRGHWTRGNRAAPTVFRDKAGHDLLLHPGGTWVLLVGKANGLSIH
- a CDS encoding HIT domain-containing protein; the encoded protein is MAYIRGESKPGDSDECPFCAAPAGSDEDGLIVARGDTVYAVLNLYPYNAGHLLVVPYRHVPDYTDLTDGECADVAAFTRQAMRTLRAVSGAHGFNIGMNQGSVAGAGIAAHLHQHVVPRWGGDTNFMPVVGLTRVLPELLADTRALLAEAWPVG
- a CDS encoding CDP-alcohol phosphatidyltransferase family protein, whose amino-acid sequence is MLNLFARASISKVLAPVGARLAKAGVTPDVVTVVGTIGAVAGALVFFPRGEFFVGTLVIWFFVMLDMVDGAVARAGRGSSRFGAVLDSTCDRFADAAVFGSLAWWFAGRGHSSALELAALLCLVLSTVTSYVKARAEGLGMTCNVGIAERAERLIVILVGTGLAGLGVPYVQAIALWLLVAATAVTVAQRLIEVWRQSKETNKTSAGAGSAR
- a CDS encoding NUDIX hydrolase; the protein is MEIAVLVIAFLALLATWVTWTTTRLDRLDTRVDAAQASLDAQLVRRAAAVQALADRAPEPLGAARTERLRTASRAALEADASVREAAENDLGRAVADLPPGLDPDSMRDLVDASTRVVLARRFYNDAVRDTRSLRSRRLPRLLAPAGRRPLPAFFEIADAPVPRRGTTEPETPASPVRR
- a CDS encoding glycosyltransferase family 4 protein translates to MRVGLVCPYPWDVPGGVQAHVRDLAETLLDLGHYVSVLSPANDETALPHYVVGVGRAVPVRYNGSVARLQFGPVSAARVRRWLREGHFDVLHLHEPVAPSVSLLACMLASGPIVATFHTSNPRSRSLSAAQGMLQPFLEKIRGRIAVSDAARQVQVEHLGGDAVEIPNGVSVARFAGATPLPGYPRTGGTVGFIGRYDEPRKGMAVLLAALARLAPSRPDLRLVVAGGGDAEELRTELPRSLTGRVDLLGVVSETDKARLLASLDVYCAPNLGMESFGIILLEAMAAGTAIAASNLEPFRKVLRGGSAAVLFPPGDAGALADSLAGLLDAPGRRAELAAIGREVVRAYDWPVVAAQILQVYETVVAVEPEQVTAEGG
- a CDS encoding elongation factor G-like protein EF-G2, with amino-acid sequence MATKSSGGTGRGSDRGAAAAVPPIDRPEKVRNVALVGHSGAGKTTLAEALLASTGTIPRMGSVPDGTTVSDADPAEVRQQRSVSLSVAPFEHDGVKVNLLDTPGYADFTGELRAGLRAADAALFVVSAVDGIDAATVTLWDECASVGMPRAVVITRLDHQRADFDQSLAECQRAFGEGVLPLYLPMHADDGSVAGMIGLLSRKVFDYSASGYPPTERDPDPEHLQLIEEARNALIEGVIAESEDETLMERYLGGEDIDMDILVDDLETAVARGSFFPVLGSSATTGVGIAELLELLTSAFPSPLERDLPPTTGVDGNPHPPLTCDPAGPLVAEVVKTTVDAYVGRVSLVRVFSGTLRADTPVHVSGHGLAERGHDDHDEDERLGHLHSPLGATLRPVTRCVAGDICAVTKLASAETGDTVSAKDDPMLIAAWDMPEPLLPVAVQATSRSDEDALAKGLVKLTAGDPTMRLERNAETHQLVLWCMGEAHADVLLDRLKEQGVDLKTVPVITPLRETFGARATGRGRHVKQSGGHGQYAICDIEVEPLDRGAGFEFVDKIVGGAVPNQFIQSVEKGVRAQMVRGVAAGFPLVDVRVTLVDGKTHSVDSSDAAFQTAGALALREAAGHGRIQLLEPVDTVAVEVPDDYVGAVLSDLSGRRGRVTGTEPVGNERSKVSAEVPESELMRYAVDLRSITAGTGRFARTYLRHDPMPEHEASHLLKETASA
- the thrS gene encoding threonine--tRNA ligase, with amino-acid sequence MSSPESSSGHAVVAVPAGTTAGEALTTAGIADAVVVRDPEGQLHDLDWAPHGPAEVEPVPIASPAGRAVLRHSTAHVMAQAVQELFPDAKLGIGPPVQDGFYYDFGVDEPFHPEDLERIEKRMRAIVKEGQTFVRRVVDDEEAREELADEPYKQELIGLKGSAADAAEGASVEVGAGELTIYDNVRRDGSVAWKDLCRGPHLPTTKAIPAFTLTRSAAAYWRGNEANPQLQRIYGTAWESRDALKEHLRMVAEAERRDHRRLGAELDLFSFPTEIGSGLAVWHPRGGTIRRVMEEYSRRRHEDGGYEFVYTPHLAKSTLFETSGHLQWYADGMYPPMQMEGADYYLKPMNCPMHLMIFKSHGRSYRELPVRLFEFGSVYRYEKSGVVHGLTRARGFTQDDAHIFCAPDQLQDELASLLRFVLDLLRDFGLTEFTAELSTRPEKFVGEIAQWNEAEAALEEALKRADVPYSIAEGEGAFYAPKIDVHVQDAIGRRWQLSTLQVDLQLPERFDVEYQDADGTRRRPYMIHRALFGSEERFFAILLEHYAGAFPVWLAPVQAVGIPVSDSHVDYLTGVVDRLRDRGIRAEVDASDDRMQKKIRTQTKQKVPYLLIAGDDDVAAGAVSFRYRDGSQRNGIPVEQAIEEIAATAASRDNASPSAATSS
- a CDS encoding YebC/PmpR family DNA-binding transcriptional regulator; this encodes MSGHSKWATTKHKKAVVDAKRGKMFAKLIKNIEVAARTGGGDPAGNPTLYDAIQKAKKSSVPNDNIERAAKRGAGLEAGGATWETITYEGYGPGGVALLIECLTDNRNRAASDVRTAMTRNGGSMADPGSVSYLFNRKGVLVVPKSQDGRDITEDDVLEATLEAGAEDVEDLGEAFEVVSEPTDLVAVRTALQKAGIDYESADQSFLPSVQVELNEDGARKLFRL
- a CDS encoding phosphatidylinositol mannoside acyltransferase, whose protein sequence is MSRAKVDDGVRGRLQDLAYAAGWWAVKVLPRRLTERVFRKAADIAFRRRGPGVRRLAANLRRVVGPDVDEATHDDLVRRGMQSYARYWLETFRLPVMDKPAVVARISMSRQEIFDAARADGRGLILALPHIGNWDVSGIWLVAQGEPFTTVAERLKPESLYQRFVDYREGLGMEVLPLEGGDRNPAEVLAERLRAGGVVCLLADRDLSAAGVPVTFFGEATRMPAGPALLAARTGAALIPVGQWFDGADWAITFHPRIELDGGLRLRDRVAAATQQLANAFETDIRAHPEDWHMLQRLWVADFGGDRALAPSVVARR
- the pdxS gene encoding pyridoxal 5'-phosphate synthase lyase subunit PdxS, with product MKRGMAEMLKGGVIMDVVTAAQAKIAEDAGAVAVMALERVPADIRAQGGVARASDPDMIDEIISAVSIPVMAKARIGHFVEAQVLQSLGVDYVDESEVLTPADESHHIDKWAFTVPFVCGATNLGEALRRISEGAAMIRSKGEAGTGNVVEATRHMRSIRTEIGRLSTLDSAELYAAAKDLRAPYELVAEVAEAGKLPVVLFTAGGIATPADAAMMMQLGAEGVFVGSGIFKAGDPERRASAIVAATTFHDDPDVVAKVSRGLGEAMVGINVDTLPEEQRYADRGW
- the pdxT gene encoding pyridoxal 5'-phosphate synthase glutaminase subunit PdxT, coding for MANSRPLIGVLALQGDVREHLRMLTECGADARPVRRPEEIEDLDGIVIPGGESTTIANLAEIFELAEPLGKRIAGGLPAYGTCAGMIMLADRIVDGAAGQRTFGGIDMTVRRNAFGRQIDSFEADVHLSGVDGPPYHAVFIRAPWVENVGAGVHPLGTVEAGPAAGRIVAVRQGNRLATSFHPELTGDARVHGLFVQIVKGQA